In one window of Drosophila innubila isolate TH190305 chromosome 2L unlocalized genomic scaffold, UK_Dinn_1.0 4_B_2L, whole genome shotgun sequence DNA:
- the LOC117780406 gene encoding AN1-type zinc finger protein 2A produces MEFPHLGQHCNEATCNRLDFLPVKCDSCDKVFCATHYNYERHNCPGAHRKNFQVPICPLCGEPVPTAPGVEPDLTVSQHIDKQCKSDSKKIYTNRCYAKGCKRKELIPVQCSQCKLNFCLRHRHSSDHDCKPATNTAPAAGTSQGIFKIFSDTRAMAAKAAESRWQNKQQTNPRPNPVPATVTVAQRTTSTQVQNIQGNMTEDEALAHALALSIMEQDGTADSSRRSTPSTANAQRATTVGGRDSQQSNGKDKCSLS; encoded by the exons ATGGAGTTTCCACATTTGGGGCAACATTGCAACGAAGCCACATGCAACAGATTGG ATTTCCTGCCAGTCAAGTGTGACTCATGCGACAAGGTGTTCTGTGCCACACACTACAATTATGAACGTCACAATTGTCCAGGCGCTCACAGAAAGAACTTTCAAGTTCCAATATGTCCGCTGTGCGGAGAGCCTGTGCCCACGGCACCAGGCGTTGAACCGGATCTAACCGTTAGCCAGCACATTGATAAGCAGTGCAAGTCGGACAGTAAAAAGATCTACACAAATCGATGCTATGCCAAAGGATGTAAACGGAAGGAGCTGATTCCAGTTCAGTGCTCGCAATGCAAACTGAATTTTTGTCTACGTCATCGCCACAGCAGTGATCATGACTGCAAACCTGCTACTAATACCGCGCCAGCAGCTGGCACATCCCAGGGTATATTTAAGATATTCTCTGATACACGCGCGATGGCAGCTAAAGCAGCCGAAAGTCGTTGgcaaaacaagcaacaaacaaatccCAGACCCAATCCAGTTCCCGCAACAGTAACTGTTGCGCAGCGCACGACTTCCACTCAGGTTCAAAACATACAAGGAAATATG ACGGAGGATGAGGCTTTGGCACATGCTTTAGCGCTGTCCATAATGGAGCAGGATGGCACAGCAGACAGCAGCCGACGTAGTACGCCGTCCACAGCTAATGCACAGCGAGCGACGACAGTGGGAGGACGCGACTCCCAGCAATCAAATGGAAAGGATAAATGCTCGCTATCGTAG
- the LOC117780342 gene encoding exocyst complex component 2 encodes MAPQPVVTGLSPKEGPPGTRVIIRGEFLGTRVQDLIGLKICGSDCLLSAEWKSPNKIIARTGPAKGKGDIIVTTNSGGVGTSTVQFRAYHETIGPLKESAVWIEESPSQNFAWGRRTLAQSGLTQEDPLGLSIEGNEQKIPEDLRDLFPDACGDLSQENFSPAWFLLENHLATSFNDLKAGLAYLKRKVESQKEGQLSFLKSNAGSVIDQLDTLMNIRDKLQEDVKLHGSEPLNILEKSIENSISESQKIFTDVLVRKEKADSTRSVLFALSRHKFLFCLPNAVDRRAKAAEYDIVVNDYSRAKNLFGKTELPIFRKVLEEVDQRILLIRRQLHEKVVKMPQSVEQQKKLIKALTSLELQQSGTPIGDRLRNTDPAWDAIEARAKYLEATFRQTFEQHVSKDAATQEKSKNRDPSQSPSRVNFCEELCDIAASQVPDLWRLGQLYFTGELRGPHDPKPGDFKRMVLNAIEKFCVYLRLAILIAADQRALRQTSGLAWPIGSSSATHHFLPWVPQCLRYTRIAYATLIGLDLPSEALDIIQKLIDEVRLFCFSIIFKRATDRCKKLGAQETWEMGVEEYPGATLLPAALESLLLETLDEVQSVCMQPEAREGNLLEPHSDGQREVTQRLQELLSAFSGVIAELAFASHDDETPTHNVSQLLGFPNAQQPESVSGVGSSAVNWEQRMLCCLANYAYCNKGFFHHIGDLFLRYGYPLPTLAIESARYNVNQLFTNLLEEYVEHKGDPLVGTIEPSMYLGRFQWDHEMEIGQGQLRPYAHECCDNLVGVYSEIYSISPSLLRPILESIVQTISEELARLMSCVQRFSHTGAIQAHVDIRLLRDALENYTNETAKNYFLEALEAISPPLNGEQKRKADEILECVKRNMRLQLLCFSVKDP; translated from the exons ATGGCCCCACAGCCGGTGGTTACGGGTCTGTCGCCCAAGGAGGGTCCTCCCGGCACGCGAGTTATCATACGTGGAGAGTTCCTGGGCACCCGTGTACAGGATCTTATCG GTCTTAAAATCTGCGGCTCAGATTGCCTTCTATCAGCGGAATGGAAATCACCCAACAAAATAATAGCACGCACTGGCCCGGCTAAAGGTAAGGGTGATATCATAGTGACAACCAATAGTGGGGGCGTAGGCACCTCCACGGTGCAGTTTCGTGCCTACCACGAGACAATTGGACCCCTCAAGGAATCTGCAGTATGGATTGAGGAGTCGCCGTCACAGAATTTTGCTTGGGGTAGGCGAACGCTAGCCCAATCGGGCTTAACCCAAGAGGATCCGTTGGGCTTGTCCATTGAGGGCAATGAGCAAAAGATTCCCGAAGACCTACGCGATTTGTTTCCCGATGCCTGCGGTGATTTGTCACAGGAGAACTTTTCACCCGCTTGGTTTCTGCTCGAGAATCACTTGGCCACTTCGTTTAATGACTTAAAGGCAGGTTTAGCTTATCTTAAGCGCAAGGTGGAGAGTCAAAAGGAAGGTCAATTGTCGTTTCTAAAATCGAATGCTGGGTCTGTCATCGATCAGCTGGATACGCTGATGAACATCAGGGATAAGCTGCAGGAAGATGTCAAGCTACATGGTAGCGAACCATTAAATATACTCGAGAAGTCCATTGAAA ATTCCATCAGTGAATCCCAGAAGATCTTTACGGACGTGTTGGTGCGCAAGGAGAAAGCGGACTCCACACGTTCTGTACTCTTTGCACTATCCCGTCACAAGTTTCTATTCTGTCTGCCCAACGCAGTGGATCGGCGTGCCAAGGCGGCCGAGTATGACATTGTTGTGAACGATTACTCCCGAGCTAAGAATTTGTTTGGAAAAACGGAGCTGCCTATATTTCGCAAGGTCCTGGAAGAGGTGGATCAACGCATTTTGCTGATACGTCGCCAGTTGCACGAGAAAGTGGTGAAGATGCCACAAAGTGTGGAGCAACAAAAGAAGCTGATCAAGGCACTAACCAGCCTGGAGCTGCAGCAGAGCGGTACGCCTATTGGAGATCGGCTACGCAATACAGATCCCGCCTGGGATGCCATTGAGGCTCGGGCAAAGTATCTGGAGGCAACGTTTCGTCAAACCTTTGAACAGCATGTTAGTAAGGATGCTGCAACGCAGGAAAAGTCCAAGAATCGCGATCCCAGCCAGTCGCCCAGTCGTGTCAATTTCTGTGAGGAGCTCTGCGATATTGCTGCCTCCCAGGTGCCCGATCTGTGGCGCCTTGGACAGTTGTATTTCACGGGGGAGCTGAGGGGACCGCATGACCCAAAGCCGGGTGACTTTAAGCGCATGGTATTGAATGCCATCGAAAAGTTCTGTGTCTATCTGCGACTGGCCATTCTCATTGCCGCCGATCAGCGTGCATTGCGCCAGACCAGTGGCTTGGCCTGGCCCATTGGTTCCTCATCGGCCACGCATCACTTTCTGCCTTGGGTACCGCAATGCTTACGCTACACGAGGATTGCGTACGCCACTTTGATTGGACTTGATCTGCCTTCAGAGGCACTTGACATCATACAGAAACTGATTGATGAGGtgcgtttgttttgcttttccaTCATATTCAAACGTGCCACAGATCGTTGCAAGAAACTGGGCGCACAGGAGACCTGGGAGATGGGTGTGGAGGAGTATCCGGGAGCCACATTACTGCCCGCTGCACTGGAGTCACTGCTGCTGGAAACACTTGACGAGGTCCAGTCGGTGTGCATGCAGCCAGAGGCACGTGAGGGTAATCTTCTGGAGCCACATTCGGATGGGCAGCGGGAGGTGACACAGCGGTTGCAGGAGCTGCTGTCCGCTTTTAGTGGCGTCATTGCGGAGCTGGCCTTTGCATCCCACGACGATGAGACGCCCACGCATAATGTATCCCAATTGCTTGGCTTCCCCAATGCCCAACAACCAGAGTCGGTGTCCGGCGTTGGCAGCTCCGCCGTCAATTGGGAACAGCGGATGCTCTGCTGCTTGGCCAACTATGCGTATTGCAACAAGGGCTTCTTTCACCACATTGGAGACCTCTTCCTTCGCTATGGTTATCCACTGCCCACACTGGCTATCGAATCAGCGCGTTACAATGTGAATCAACTGTTCACTAACTTACTGGAGGAGTATGTGGAGCACAAGGGTGATCCACTGGTGGGCACTATTGAGCCCTCCATGTATCTGGGTCGCTTTCAATGGGATCACGAGATGGAAATCGGACAGGGACAGCTTCGTCCTTATGCTCACGAGTGCTGCGATAATTTAGTTGGTGTCTACTCCGAAATCTACAGCATTTCTCCTTCGCTGCTGCGTCCCATACTCGAGTCCATTGTGCAGACGATATCCGAGGAGTTGGCTCGTCTCATGAGCTGCGTTCAACGATTCAGCCACACGGGTGCGATCCAGGCGCATGTGGATATTCGGTTGCTACGCGATGCACTCGAAAATTATACCAATGAGACGGCCAA AAACTACTTTCTGGAGGCACTGGAGGCCATTAGCCCGCCACTTAATGGAGAACAGAAGCGCAAGGCGGATGAAATTCTGGAATGTGTGAAGCGCAATATGCGGCTGCAGTTGCTCTGCTTTTCAGTCAAGGATCCTTAG
- the LOC117782297 gene encoding ras-related protein Rab6, with amino-acid sequence MSSGDFGNPLRKFKLVFLGEQSVGKTSLITRFMYDSFDNTYQATIGIDFLSKTMYLEDRTVRLQLWDTAGQERFRSLIPSYIRDSTVAVVVYDITNTNSFHQTSKWIDDVRTERGSDVIIMLVGNKTDLSDKRQVSTEEGERKAKELNVMFIETSAKAGYNVKQLFRRVAAALPGMDSTENKPSEDMQEVVLKDSPNETKDPEGGCAC; translated from the coding sequence ATGTCATCCGGCGACTTTGGAAATCCGCTGCGTAAATTCAAATTGGTGTTCCTGGGCGAGCAAAGTGTGGGGAAAACTTCACTGATTACACGCTTCATGTATGACAGCTTTGACAACACCTACCAGGCGACAATTGGTATTGATTTTCTATCCAAAACGATGTACCTAGAGGATCGGACGGTGCGATTGCAGCTGTGGGATACGGCGGGTCAGGAGCGATTCCGTTCGCTGATACCATCGTACATCCGCGACTCCACAGTCGCTGTGGTTGTATACGATATAACGAACACAAACTCGTTCCACCAGACATCCAAGTGGATCGATGACGTGCGCACGGAGAGAGGCAGTGATGTCATTATCATGTTGGTTGGCAACAAAACGGATCTATCCGATAAACGGCAGGTGTCCACCGAAGAGGGCGAGCGCAAGGCGAAGGAGCTAAATGTGATGTTCATCGAGACGAGCGCCAAGGCCGGTTACAATGTTAAGCAATTGTTTAGACGCGTGGCGGCGGCGTTGCCCGGCATGGACTCAACGGAGAACAAACCATCCGAGGATATGCAAGAGGTTGTGCTTAAGGATTCGCCCAACGAGACAAAGGATCCCGAAGGAGGCTGTGCTTGCTAG
- the LOC117780219 gene encoding trypsin yields the protein MTLNSQSKSSICLIACCLFFGSCEVSAAVVASPRDQSGPDGRVVGGVSASVNAAPYAVSMQYKGTHYCAASILNANWLVTAAHCLTNRAQVLGSTLVAGSNAVAGTASTTQKRSISHFVINDLYTGGTVPYDIGLIYTPTAFTWSAAVSPVNLPKSGVVPTGTANLYGWGSTSTSNTASYPSVLQVAANLPIISTSSCEKALNKDVHSTNLCTGPLTGKVGICTSDSGGPLVQGNVLIGIVSWGKLPCGQTNSPSVYVQVSSFISWISANQKL from the coding sequence ATGACTCTGAACAGTCAAAGTAAGTCAAGCATCTGCTTGATCGCATGCTGCCTTTTCTTTGGCTCCTGCGAGgtgtctgctgctgttgtggcatCACCAAGGGACCAGTCTGGACCCGATGGACGTGTGGTGGGTGGAGTTTCTGCATCAGTTAATGCTGCACCCTATGCGGTATCCATGCAGTACAAGGGAACCCATTACTGTGCCGCAAGCATTTTAAATGCCAACTGGCTGGTTACAGCAGCTCATTGCTTGACCAACCGAGCGCAGGTCCTTGGGAGTACCTTAGTGGCGGGCAGCAATGCAGTTGCAGGAACAGCGTCAACCACACAGAAGCGAAGCATCTCCCACTTTGTGATCAATGACCTTTATACAGGTGGAACCGTACCCTATGATATTGGATTAATCTACACTCCGACTGCTTTTACCTGGTCCGCTGCTGTTTCTCCTGTAAATCTACCCAAGTCTGGTGTGGTTCCCACTGGAACTGCAAACTTATATGGCTGGGGAAGTACTTCGACTTCAAATACGGCCTCATATCCAAGCGTACTTCAAGTTGCTGCCAACCTGCCTATCATCAGCACTTCTTCATGCGAAAAGGCGCTGAACAAAGACGTGCACTCCACCAACTTATGTACAGGTCCCCTGACGGGAAAAGTGGGTATCTGTACTTCCGATTCTGGCGGTCCCTTGGTTCAAGGTAACGTCCTGATTGGCATTGTATCTTGGGGAAAGCTGCCATGTGGTCAGACCAACTCACCTTCTGTCTACGTGCAAGTTTCTTCTTTTATATCCTGGATTTCAGCCAATCAAAAATTGTAA
- the LOC117780218 gene encoding sorting nexin-2, which produces MEVETPTHEQNREFADVDINNGSASGASDEEEVPAPGSVTLDQENDLFVSAMTPSEVHRRISASNLEEVLTDDGDYFIQIIVSDPQKVGDGMSSYLAYKVTTKTNIPKFKRTEFSTLRRFSDFLGIHDLLVSKYMRMGRIIPPAPSKNIIGSTKVKMSPQQSEPGTPINQEWIEIRRAALERFVHRTAQHPVLRVDIDFVNFLESDQELPRAVNTSALSGAGVIRLFNKVGETVNKITYKMDENDPWFDDKITEVENLDANLQKLSSALKSLVTSRRELSALTGLVAKSAAMLSTCEEHTGLSRALSNLADVEEKIELLRSEQANSDFYILAEFIKDYLGLFGAIKCIFHERVKAFQNWQYAQMQLSKRRENRGRFELANRADKLDQAQQEVEEWQGKVQRCQQQFDDISAEIKREMERFELSRVKDFKANIIKYIEVQMAHQQQIISYWEAFAPFAREIV; this is translated from the exons ATGGAAGTTGAGACACCCACACATGAACAGAACAGAGAGTTTGCCGATGTGGATATCAACAATGGCTCAGCGTCCGGTGCATCAGATGAGGAAGAGGTGCCAGCGCCGGGCAGTGTAACGTTGGACCAAGAAAATGACTTATTCGTGTCGGCAATGACCCCTAGCGAAGTGCAT CGTCGTATTTCTGCCAGCAATTTGGAGGAGGTTCTAACTGATGATGGCGAttatttcattcaaataaTTGTATCGGATCCACAAAAGGTGGGCGATGGCATGAGCTCGTATTTGGCATACAA AGTGACAACGAAAACAAACATTCCCAAATTTAAGCGCACTGAGTTTAGCACTCTACGACGTTTTAGCGATTTTCTGGGCATTCATGATCTGTTGGTAAGCAAATATATGCGAATGGGCAGGATTATACCGCCAGCGCCCTCCAAGAATATTATTGGCAGCACCAAGGTGAAAATGAGTCCACAGCAAAGTGAGCCGGGCACACCGATTAATCAGGAATGGATCGAAATACGGCGTGCAGCACTGGAGCGCTTTGTGCATCGTACAGCTCAGCATCCAGTGCTGCGTGTGGATATTGATTTTGTCAATTTCTTAGAAAGTGACCAAGAGCTGCCACGCGCCGTCAATACGTCGGCTCTAAGCGGTGCTGGAGTAATTCGACTCTTTAACAAAGTTGGCGAGACTGTTAACAAGATTACGTACAAAATGGATGAGAATGATCCCTGGTTTGATGACAAGATAACAGAAGTGGAAAATCTGGACGCGAATCTGCAAAAACTTTCTTCAGCTCTGAAATCTTTGGTGACCTCTCGCAGGGAGCTTTCTGCACTGACGGGTCTGGTTGCCAAGTCGGCGGCCATGCTTAGCACTTGTGAAGAGCACACTGGACTGTCACGTGCGCTCTCTAATCTGGCTGATGTGGAGGAAAAGATCGAGTTGCTACGCTCCGAGCAAGCAAACTCTGACTTTTATATACTTGCCGAGTTTATAAAAGACTATTTGGGTCTATTTGGTGCAATCAAGTGCATTTTTCACGAGCGTGTTAAAGCGTTCCAAAACTGGCAATACGCCCAAATGCAACTTTCAAAGCGGCGCGAGAATCGTGGACGATTTGAGTTGGCCAATCGCGCAGACAAGCTTGACCAAGCGCAACAGGAGGTTGAAGAG TGGCAAGGCAAGGTGCAGCGCTGTCAGCAACAATTTGATGACATATCGGCGGAAATAAAACGAGAAATGGAACGCTTCGAGTTAAGCAGAGTGAAAGACTTTAAGGCcaacattataaaatatattgaagtTCAAATGGCGCATCAGCAACAG ATAATCAGTTACTGGGAGGCTTTTGCACCATTTGCCAGAGAAATCGTTTAA
- the LOC117780405 gene encoding conserved oligomeric Golgi complex subunit 3: protein MDDVASAQSENENLRKIRNRLMQWETKTNPLAALSAQQEEHLDVLSNLWHDDEITAPAVITPTKVTNQAERKSEGDIQLPVGGLQNTNDFLLWFVNVNTEIEQRGDANYHKYLQQLEQRKAECAHMLTQISVAMERLGALSAEYEFVSQKTSALNTASEQLIDEQQKLQELNNDIQRRLHYFSQVELLNQRLQSPTLSVASEAFRECLNKIDECLNYLAEHPNFKDAAPYNVKYKQCLSKATGLVRNYIINVINQATEATLNPRNASGDASLQAPDAAFALYYGKYQTSAAKVKRVAQLIESRLENSCSSEYGQLMTDLQQHYLAQRASVMSPAVNQSIQNVKNAHKGDHCSLTRSACAFLVHVCQDEQRLYYQFFGTGASHLTIYLEGLCTILYDTMRPFIIHINHLETLAEICSILRIEMLEEHVQQNPAGLEAFATIAHQLLQDVQERLVFRAHLYLQSDIQNYNPSKGDLAYPEKLEMMESIALSLQEPSQLRRADSRASMMSTEAESVDTAYRVKQMNSPADLHGMWYPTVRRTLVCLSRLYRCVDRPIFQGLSQEALKACIQSVSQAAVKIGASKTAIDGELFEIKHLLILREQIAPFRVDFTVKETSLDFSKVKTAAFGLLQKRKQLFSMGSNNAILEFLLEGTPQIKEHLLDSRKEVDRQLKTVCEQYIKDAVHMLVGPLVTFLDKAQALLTHDTAKATVTTTPEPTTAKVNYVLRQSTWASPQQISSIIQETQRLIKAKLAVLQRAMQLYLSNRDTEFIIFRPIRNNIIQSFIKLEQLLTTNGYSPDDMIITSCPSAEQVSILLSSASILAAEGVASFAAAARKISTSSSVEGSTAGRKLSTISNKDQQQTVVVEEPESDQIPTPVNPE, encoded by the exons ATGGATGACGTCGCCAGCGCGCaaagtgaaaatgaaaatttgcgtAAAATTCGTAATCGTTTGATGCAATGGGAGACCAAGACAAATCCACTGGCAGCACTCAGTGCCCAGCAGGAGGAACACTTGGATGTGCTATCCAATTTGTGGCACGACGACGAAATAACG GCACCGGCAGTGATCACTCCGACCAAAGTCACCAACCAAGCGGAGAGGAAAAGTGAGGGTGACATTCAGTTGCCTGTGGGCGGACTGCAAAACACAAACGATTTTCTGTTGTGGTTCGTTAACGTCAACACGGAGATAGAACAACGTGGCGATGCCAACTATCACAAATATCTGCAGCAGTTGGAGCAACGCAAGGCCGAATGTGCTCACATGCTTACACAAATCTCTGTGGCCATGGAGCGTCTGGGTGCCCTAAGTGCTGAATACGAGTTTGTTTCCCAGAAGACAAGTGCCCTGAACACAGCGAGTGAGCAGCTTATCGATGAGCAACAGAAGCTGCAAGAGCTTAACAACGATATCCAACGACGTTTGCATTACTTCAGTCAAGTTGAGCTGCTCAATCAACGGCTGCAGAGTCCCACGTTGTCCGTTGCCAGCGAAGCATTCCGCGAGTGTCTAAACAAAATTGACGAATGCCTGAACTATTTGGCGGAGCAT CCTAACTTTAAGGATGCAGCTCCCTACAACGTGAAGTATAAACAGTGTCTGTCTAAGGCCACCGGCCTGGTGCGCAACTACATCATTAACGTCATCAATCAGGCCACTGAGGCGACACTGAATCCACGAAATGCCAGCGGTGATGCATCCTTACAGGCCCCCGATGCAGCTTTTGCACTCTACTATGGCAAATATCAAACGTCTGCCGCGAAAGTAAAGCGTGTGGCACAGCTAATCGAGTCACGTTTGGAGAATAGTTGTAGCAGCGAGTATGGCCAATTAATGACGGATCTGCAGCAACATTATCTGGCTCAGCGAGCAAGTGTCATGTCACCTGCCGTTAATCAGTCCATACAGAATGTAAAGAACGCCCATAAGGGTGACCATTGCTCTCTGACCCGCAGTGCTTGCGCATTTCTGGTGCACGTGTGCCAGGATGAGCAGCGTCTGTACTATCAGTTCTTTGGCACGGGAGCCTCGCATCTGAC tatttatctAGAGGGCTTATGCACGATTTTGTATGACACCATGCGACCGTTTATAATACACATCAATCACTTGGAAACGCTGGCGGAGATCTGCTCCATCCTTCGCATTGAAATGCTCGAGGAGCACGTGCAACAGAATC CTGCGGGATTGGAGGCATTTGCAACGATTGCACATCAGTTGCTGCAAGATGTCCAGGAGCGTTTGGTATTCCGTGCGCATTTGTATCTGCAGTCTGATATCCAAAACTACAATCCCTCAAAGGGCGATTTGGCATATCCAGAGAAGCTGGAAATGATGGAG AGCATCGCACTGTCCCTGCAAGAGCCTTCTCAACTGCGTCGAGCGGACTCGCGAGCCTCTATGATGTCCACCGAGGCGGAGAGTGTGGACACTGCTTACAGAGTGAAACAAATGA ATTCGCCGGCTGATCTGCATGGCATGTGGTATCCAACTGTGCGACGTACTCTAGTTTGTCTGTCGCGTCTGTATCGTTGCGTGGATCGACCCATTTTCCAGGGATTGTCCCAAGAGGCGCTGAAAGCTTGCATACAGAGTGTCTCGCAGGCAGCTGTTAAAATTGGTGCCTCTAAGACGGCCATCGATGGCGAACTATTCGAAATCAAACACTTGCTCATACTCCGCGAGCAGATTGCACCATTTCGTGTTGATTTTACAGTGAAGGAAACCTCGCTGGATTTCAGCAAGGTTAAGACGGCCGCTTTTGGACTCCTACAAAAGCGTAAACAGCTCTTCTCAATGGGCAGTAACAATGCAATACTGGAATTCCTGCTCGAAGGCACCCCACAAATTAAGGAGCATTTGCTGGACTCGCGCAAGGAAGTGGACCGTCAGTTAAAGACGGTATGTGAACAGTATATTAAGGATGCGGTTCACATGCTGGTGGGACCGCTTGTAACATTCCTCGACAAGGCACAAGCGCTATTGACACATGATACGGCGAAAGCAACGGTTACAACGACCCCGGAGCCAACAACAGCCAAAGTCAACTATGTGCTGAGGCAAAGCACCTGGGCGAGTCCACAGCAGATAAGCAGCATTATTCAAGAAACTCAACGTCTGATCAAGGCCAAGCTGGCGGTACTTCAGCGTGCTATGCAGCTCTATCTGAGCAATCGTGATACAGAGTTTATCATATTTCGACCTATACGC aACAATATTATACAATCCTTTATAAAGTTAGAGCAATTACTAACAACAAATGGCTACTCACCGGATGATATGATCATCACAAGCTGCCCATCTGCGGAACAGGTCTCCATATTACTTTCAAGTGCCAGCATTTTAGCCGCCGAGGGTGTGGCAAGCTTTGCAGCCGCAGCACGCAAAATCAGCACCTCTTCATCCGTAGAAGGATCAACAGCCGGCAGAAAATTAAGCACAATATCCAATAAGGATCAACAACAGACGGTAGTCGTAGAAGAGCCAGAAAGCGACCAGATTCCGACGCCAGTTAACCCTGAATAG